The genomic interval CATCCCACTCCAACGTATCCGCAATCGTTTGCAACAGCATCGCGCCGCGGGCATGCTCGCATACGAACTCAAATTGTTCCTGATTCATTGTCATCCAAGGCTCCGGTGGTAACGAGTTTCTAAATAAGCGGCAAAGGTTCCGCAGCGAGGAGACGCAATCACGCTCCCCACGGCGACTTCACCATGATTCAAACGCCATCGTCCGCTAAGCGTTAATCAAGTAGGCAGGAGTCTTTCGGCATATTAGCCGTTTTGGCGTTAGCCACGGTTCCCTCGTTCAACCGGAGCTAACGCCCAAGCGGCTAATGGGATTTCACCCAAGGATTCCTGCCTACCTGCTTAGTCCCCCGCCGTGTCGGTCATCGCCGTCGCGGTGCTGGTTTCGTCAAGTTCGTGATTCAGGATTTCCAGCAGGGTTTGCAAGAACACGACCACCATCGGCCCGACCAAAATTCCGATCGGACCAAACACCTTCACCCCACCGAGCACGCTCAATAAGGCGAACAGCGGATGCAATTGCGATCGCCCATGCAGCACATAAACCTTGATCACATTGTCGATCGATGAAATCACCAAGGCACCGTAGAGCGCCAGCACAATCGCGGCGGTCCATCGCTGTTCGACCATCCCTAACCAAACCACACAGGGTACCCACACCGATGCGGCGCCCAAAAACGGCACAAGCGACATCAACGTCGTTGCCAAGAACAACAACACGACCGACTCAAAACCAAGCACGTAATAGCCGAGTCCACCGAGGATCCCTTGCACGATCGCGCTGAGCACACTGGCCAACACCACGGCGCGACTGGTGCGATCAAATTCCAACAACAATCGTCGCTCGTAATGGTCATCCAGCGGGCTCAGCCGCATCAACGTGCCGATCATCGCCGCGCCATCGATCAGAAAGAAGTAGACCGCGATCACCAGGACCAACAAGCCCACGACAATTTTGCCCAAATAATTCCCCGTCGCACTGGTCAAACTGACAAATCGTGGCTGCAACGACTCGCGTCCTCGACTCAACAAACTCTTGAAATCCTCGGCGCTGGGGTTAGCGATCAAACGCACCTGGCTTCTCAACGTGCCGCCCAATAAGGTTTGCATCCACGAGCGAATCGCAGCGGAGGCGATCACACTTTGCCGATGAAATTGTTCCTCCACGTTCAATCGCTCCAGCGACGTGGCCCCCGGTTCCAGCACCCCAGACGGCTCGGCGGGGTCGTTAGTGGGCTCGGCGGCGGAGTCGTTAATGGAGTCGCTTGCGGGGTCATCCGTTTCCGCGTGGTCCATTGCGGCAAGCGATT from Novipirellula galeiformis carries:
- a CDS encoding AI-2E family transporter, translated to MTKRRTKNSTSPSPQTASSSTASSARAEPAGEPSESSGTDSSSTAPRTTATPKALLERLPSLSRILSVLMLLLGIFAVGALFYKVMAGFFVPLFLAALLVVIFRPVHDWIYRQSGGKPRLAAASTTLMILMMVLLPITVVLSVATSQFTAMVSQMNFNDLTAALDRARDQFGISLPHAEKFRRLDELTDSLDESNLSRDRLGALNPETPMAVFLQEWSDIVEPSENREEILQNIAEAKALVGHLQAEVDGPVTAAAAADIAIARLDELENSLQREAGQDGAPPRLADASAVATADSRAAMPKSLAAMDHAETDDPASDSINDSAAEPTNDPAEPSGVLEPGATSLERLNVEEQFHRQSVIASAAIRSWMQTLLGGTLRSQVRLIANPSAEDFKSLLSRGRESLQPRFVSLTSATGNYLGKIVVGLLVLVIAVYFFLIDGAAMIGTLMRLSPLDDHYERRLLLEFDRTSRAVVLASVLSAIVQGILGGLGYYVLGFESVVLLFLATTLMSLVPFLGAASVWVPCVVWLGMVEQRWTAAIVLALYGALVISSIDNVIKVYVLHGRSQLHPLFALLSVLGGVKVFGPIGILVGPMVVVFLQTLLEILNHELDETSTATAMTDTAGD